From the genome of Candidatus Nitrosocosmicus oleophilus, one region includes:
- a CDS encoding PQQ-dependent sugar dehydrogenase yields the protein MISFFAISLILLSTISSSYVQVSYGAYAKAPLSPTGPTVNDDTLTVEKVADGLEFPTSMAFLGPNDILVTEKTTGKVMRVTNGFVLPQPVLDVPVASAIERGLLGIAVSKQTDGKTYVFLSYTESGNGVDGSDVDALIDPLGNRLYRYEFVDGRLINPVLLLDLTAIPVNGRGEHNGGKIRIGPDNNVYYLIGEVGGHRTQAQNIIDGPAPNGLGGVLRITQDGGIVDPGDPIFGEGLPLNVYYAMGIRNSFGIDFDPLTGNLWDTENGPVAADEINLVFPGFNSGWEQIQGYVDKDLLEHGTTEADLVYFGKSQYADPKFVWDTTIGVTALKFLNSHRLGDQFANNMFVGDINNGLLYRFTLNEERDAIFINDTYVGNTELLQDNEVDEPKENQPLIFGQGFGGITDIQVGPDGYLYVLSYTGSIYRILPISDSIESKPQPSLPPTSPPQNGTLASKTVSAVILGIDGDNSYSPNPIEIESGQTVTWFNGDTISHTVTSGQDGDLDEGNLFDSDAIIPNQSYSLTFDTPGEFDYYCIYHPTMVGEVIVNGPGTSSSTSEDSSDEESDEED from the coding sequence TTGATTTCTTTTTTCGCTATATCTTTGATTTTACTTTCTACTATATCTTCTTCATATGTTCAGGTTTCTTATGGGGCTTATGCAAAAGCCCCTTTATCCCCCACCGGACCGACAGTCAATGATGATACCCTTACGGTTGAAAAAGTAGCTGATGGTCTGGAATTTCCTACTAGTATGGCTTTTCTTGGTCCTAATGACATTCTAGTCACTGAGAAAACTACAGGTAAAGTGATGCGAGTTACAAACGGTTTTGTGTTGCCTCAACCAGTACTTGATGTACCGGTAGCAAGTGCAATAGAACGCGGCTTGCTAGGTATAGCTGTGTCAAAACAAACAGACGGAAAAACTTATGTTTTTCTCTCTTATACTGAATCAGGCAATGGTGTAGACGGCAGTGATGTTGATGCTCTTATTGATCCATTAGGAAATCGATTATATCGTTATGAATTTGTTGATGGTCGATTGATAAATCCAGTGTTATTATTGGATTTAACCGCAATTCCAGTAAATGGTAGGGGTGAGCACAATGGTGGTAAAATTCGAATTGGTCCTGATAATAATGTCTACTATTTAATAGGGGAAGTTGGGGGCCACAGAACCCAAGCCCAAAATATAATTGATGGGCCGGCCCCGAATGGTCTGGGAGGCGTACTTCGAATCACTCAAGACGGTGGTATAGTAGATCCCGGTGATCCAATATTTGGGGAAGGGCTGCCTTTGAATGTCTACTATGCAATGGGTATCCGAAATAGTTTTGGCATAGATTTCGATCCATTGACAGGGAACTTATGGGATACTGAAAATGGTCCAGTAGCGGCAGATGAAATTAATCTGGTTTTTCCTGGCTTTAATAGTGGTTGGGAACAAATCCAGGGCTATGTGGACAAGGATTTACTAGAACATGGTACCACAGAAGCAGATTTGGTATATTTTGGGAAAAGTCAATATGCTGATCCAAAGTTTGTGTGGGATACGACAATAGGCGTGACAGCCCTTAAATTCTTAAATTCACATAGGCTTGGAGATCAATTTGCAAATAATATGTTTGTAGGTGATATCAACAATGGCTTGTTGTATAGATTTACACTGAACGAAGAACGAGATGCTATTTTCATAAATGATACTTATGTTGGTAATACAGAATTATTACAAGATAATGAAGTAGATGAGCCTAAAGAAAACCAGCCCCTGATCTTTGGACAAGGTTTCGGGGGAATAACCGATATTCAGGTAGGTCCAGATGGGTACTTGTATGTTTTAAGCTACACGGGATCAATTTATAGAATATTGCCAATATCTGATAGCATTGAATCAAAACCTCAACCTAGCTTACCTCCCACCTCACCTCCACAAAATGGCACTTTAGCATCCAAAACCGTATCTGCAGTGATTTTGGGAATAGATGGTGATAATTCCTATTCGCCAAACCCTATCGAGATTGAATCTGGACAAACAGTAACGTGGTTTAATGGAGATACCATATCTCATACGGTAACTTCTGGACAGGATGGTGACTTGGATGAGGGCAATCTATTTGATTCTGATGCTATAATTCCAAATCAGTCTTATAGTCTGACATTTGATACTCCTGGAGAATTTGATTACTATTGTATATATCATCCCACCATGGTTGGTGAAGTAATAGTGAATGGACCAGGTACATCTTCATCCACATCAGAAGATTCCTCGGACGAAGAGTCAGATGAAGAAGATTAA
- a CDS encoding VOC family protein: MLSTKNALANIAVKNLEISRKFYENILELEKIDSVGEEVVVYRCGTSAIIVYQSQFAGTNKATSATWVVDEDLNVLVKNLRSKGVKFEHYDLPNTTLKDDIHFDGDMKVAWFKDPDGNILNIINK, translated from the coding sequence ATGTTGAGTACTAAAAATGCGCTAGCAAATATAGCTGTTAAGAATTTAGAAATTTCTAGAAAGTTTTATGAGAACATTTTGGAACTGGAAAAAATAGACTCTGTTGGAGAAGAAGTAGTGGTTTATAGATGTGGTACCTCTGCCATCATAGTATATCAATCACAATTTGCTGGAACTAATAAAGCCACTAGCGCAACTTGGGTAGTGGATGAGGATCTGAATGTTTTGGTAAAGAACCTTAGATCTAAAGGTGTAAAGTTTGAACATTATGACTTGCCTAATACAACATTAAAAGATGATATTCATTTTGATGGTGATATGAAAGTGGCATGGTTCAAAGATCCTGATGGTAATATCCTAAATATTATTAACAAATGA
- a CDS encoding MarR family transcriptional regulator, whose protein sequence is MLEMTKLLLPQYESKDYGNIQNYVELLHAGNNFQNKTTKLKIYYNDFSLNSKQKTDPHVNNEELTTSINDIRNNDKKILSLLQKEMLATYSFKALERKLDIHQQSLSRALKRLLDLDLIEKTSSGYKLVERNMYNFNPILEDNLLNEEIEIDKSKKHRKYKQLIQIYMPVKSNIEPIVDNLAGKWFGNLRWFGLIKKETGFRLQWIAVDKHSSNKIFQINVSILSEYIIVETDAVSDGEKVEAMHYSNRIIEEIIKILQENLLEELKPEKEYTPIYANDIKVSHDRNN, encoded by the coding sequence ATGTTGGAAATGACAAAGTTATTGTTACCACAATATGAATCTAAGGACTATGGTAACATCCAAAACTATGTGGAGCTTCTTCACGCTGGCAACAATTTTCAAAATAAGACAACTAAATTAAAAATATATTATAATGACTTTTCATTAAATTCAAAACAGAAAACTGATCCTCATGTAAATAACGAGGAGCTTACAACGTCTATCAATGATATTCGTAATAACGATAAGAAAATTCTATCATTGCTACAAAAAGAAATGTTGGCAACATATTCATTTAAAGCTCTTGAGAGAAAACTTGATATTCACCAACAAAGTCTATCAAGGGCTTTAAAAAGACTTTTGGATTTGGACCTAATTGAGAAAACATCATCGGGGTACAAGTTGGTTGAAAGAAATATGTATAACTTCAATCCAATATTGGAAGATAATCTTTTAAATGAAGAGATAGAAATAGATAAATCAAAAAAACATAGAAAATATAAGCAATTAATCCAGATCTATATGCCCGTAAAGAGTAACATCGAACCCATAGTGGATAATTTAGCCGGGAAATGGTTTGGCAATTTAAGATGGTTCGGCCTGATAAAAAAAGAAACAGGTTTTAGACTTCAGTGGATAGCAGTAGACAAACACAGTAGCAATAAAATATTCCAGATTAATGTTAGTATTTTATCAGAATATATTATTGTAGAGACTGATGCCGTTTCTGATGGTGAGAAGGTAGAAGCTATGCATTACTCAAACAGGATAATTGAGGAAATAATAAAAATTCTGCAAGAGAATTTACTTGAAGAACTTAAACCAGAAAAAGAATATACCCCCATTTACGCTAATGACATAAAAGTTTCGCATGATAGGAATAATTGA
- a CDS encoding SRPBCC family protein, with product MNLKFRVQAKIKKPIEEVFDAVYNPKKLSRYFTTGGASGPLDEGTEVMWDFHDYPGTFSVYVKQTIKNQKIVFEWASAVESNRLTVEIDFEQLGDDMTLVTISEAGWINEDQPSLDESYSNCQGWTQMVCCLKVYLEYNKNLREFFY from the coding sequence ATGAATTTGAAATTTAGAGTGCAAGCCAAGATAAAAAAGCCTATAGAGGAAGTATTTGATGCAGTCTATAATCCAAAGAAATTAAGCAGATATTTTACCACAGGTGGAGCAAGTGGGCCACTCGATGAAGGAACGGAGGTCATGTGGGATTTTCATGATTATCCCGGTACTTTTTCAGTATATGTAAAACAGACAATTAAGAACCAGAAAATCGTTTTTGAATGGGCTAGTGCAGTTGAATCTAATCGCTTGACTGTAGAGATAGACTTTGAACAGCTTGGAGATGACATGACACTAGTAACGATTTCAGAGGCAGGCTGGATAAATGAAGACCAGCCATCGCTAGACGAATCATATAGCAACTGCCAAGGTTGGACTCAAATGGTTTGTTGCTTAAAAGTATATCTAGAATATAATAAGAATTTAAGGGAGTTCTTTTATTAA
- a CDS encoding ArsR/SmtB family transcription factor: MYSEREYDHILKALAHAGRREILDLIKDKPHTTSELCLILKKMDRCTVMQHLNVLEKADLILVKHSGKYRWNYINLLPIRELHDRWISKFSLDAIDILTKLKQDIE; this comes from the coding sequence ATGTATTCAGAAAGGGAGTATGACCATATCCTTAAGGCACTAGCTCATGCTGGCAGACGTGAAATCCTTGATTTGATAAAGGATAAACCACATACAACCTCAGAATTGTGTCTAATCTTAAAAAAAATGGATAGATGTACGGTAATGCAACATTTAAACGTCTTAGAAAAAGCGGATTTGATTCTAGTTAAACATAGCGGCAAATACCGATGGAATTACATTAACCTTCTTCCTATTCGAGAATTACATGATCGCTGGATATCCAAATTTTCTCTGGATGCCATAGACATACTTACAAAGTTGAAACAAGATATAGAATGA
- a CDS encoding hemopexin repeat-containing protein: protein MSLILPFKVPIKGSLAQNFTSNIDASFLSEEDNKLYLLKGDQYVRLTFYVGQGATMDSGYPQPISNWVDPPDS, encoded by the coding sequence ATGTCACTAATATTGCCATTCAAAGTACCAATTAAAGGTTCATTAGCTCAAAATTTTACCTCGAATATCGATGCTTCATTTCTCAGTGAAGAGGATAATAAATTATATCTTCTAAAAGGCGACCAATATGTTCGCCTTACATTTTACGTGGGTCAGGGTGCAACGATGGATAGTGGTTATCCACAACCAATCAGCAATTGGGTTGATCCCCCAGATTCTTAG
- a CDS encoding radical SAM protein: MGITDIIKDAPTIFSILSKYMSIKFFKSKPFIYGSADIINVCNLHCSHCYWWKTRRNELDELSPGDWKEIIKQTFKKHHVYVVTLVGGEPMMRKDIIKVFCDEMPRRICVVTNGTYPLVRFDKLYFYWVSLDGTEQVHDSIRGKGAYAKTKKNILDYISGPARNGKPAWKDIWITMTINSLNYTTIEDLIDEWKDTINKIGFQFHTPFADNDPLWLPFGDTRTEIINNIQRLRTKYPDFIMNTEKQLELMKGNWGGIKTTPVDCPSWAILSLDHKGKSKQPCCIGSSDSNAMKPICEKCGLGCYSILVAQGLKNN; the protein is encoded by the coding sequence ATGGGTATAACCGATATAATAAAAGACGCTCCTACAATTTTTAGTATCCTAAGTAAATATATGTCTATAAAGTTTTTTAAATCTAAACCATTTATCTATGGTTCTGCAGACATTATCAACGTCTGTAATTTACATTGTTCCCATTGTTATTGGTGGAAAACTAGGAGAAATGAACTAGACGAGTTGAGTCCCGGCGACTGGAAAGAAATAATAAAACAGACCTTTAAAAAACATCATGTTTATGTAGTTACACTCGTTGGAGGCGAGCCTATGATGCGTAAAGATATTATAAAGGTTTTTTGTGATGAGATGCCTAGAAGAATTTGTGTAGTAACAAACGGTACTTATCCTTTAGTAAGATTTGACAAGCTTTACTTTTACTGGGTATCCCTTGATGGTACAGAACAGGTACATGATAGCATTAGAGGAAAAGGCGCTTATGCGAAAACCAAAAAGAATATTTTAGACTATATCTCCGGGCCCGCTCGCAACGGAAAACCAGCTTGGAAGGACATTTGGATCACAATGACCATAAATTCTCTAAATTATACCACCATAGAAGATCTAATTGACGAATGGAAAGATACGATAAATAAAATAGGATTTCAATTTCATACTCCCTTTGCAGACAATGATCCACTTTGGTTACCATTCGGTGATACAAGAACTGAAATAATTAATAATATTCAAAGATTAAGAACTAAATATCCAGATTTTATCATGAACACAGAAAAGCAACTAGAATTAATGAAAGGAAATTGGGGAGGAATTAAAACTACCCCGGTGGACTGTCCTTCGTGGGCAATATTATCGTTAGATCATAAAGGAAAGTCAAAACAGCCTTGTTGTATTGGAAGCTCCGATAGTAATGCAATGAAGCCAATATGTGAAAAATGTGGGTTGGGATGTTATTCGATATTAGTTGCTCAAGGATTGAAAAATAATTGA
- a CDS encoding glycoside hydrolase family 130 protein — protein MTPEKPQILKRYSDNPILIPNKNNWWESEAVFNCAILNDGKKIHMLYRAIGEYEHYLSRIGYASSEDGYLFRRRDEIAFDPTVDYEKYGIEDPRLSEIDSQVYITYVVLPDRPKKGPMVSTALATTKDYSKFERLGIITNEGMDNKDVVLFPTKLSSKNTVSSEKMTYFCLHRPSSWVGAAYGIDKPSIWIGEGTTLTSFETHTLLMKPEQKWEELKIGAGSPPIRTKYGWLVIYHGVSADRTYSAGAALLDLEDPYKIICRSKEPILVPTTQYEKYGDVNNVVFPTGACIINGELFVYYGGADKVCCVATAKLSDLVDYIFQNS, from the coding sequence TTGACGCCCGAGAAACCCCAAATCCTAAAGAGATATTCAGATAATCCTATACTTATTCCCAATAAGAATAACTGGTGGGAGTCCGAAGCTGTTTTTAATTGTGCAATCTTAAATGACGGAAAAAAAATTCACATGCTTTATCGTGCGATCGGTGAATATGAGCACTACCTTTCAAGAATAGGATATGCATCTAGTGAGGATGGTTATCTCTTTCGTAGGCGTGATGAAATAGCGTTTGACCCAACAGTGGACTACGAAAAATATGGTATCGAAGATCCACGATTGTCCGAAATCGACAGTCAAGTTTACATTACTTATGTAGTATTACCTGATCGTCCAAAAAAAGGTCCAATGGTATCAACCGCATTAGCAACTACTAAAGACTATTCCAAATTCGAAAGACTGGGTATCATTACAAATGAAGGGATGGATAACAAAGATGTGGTTCTTTTTCCAACCAAATTATCTTCCAAAAATACCGTCAGTAGTGAAAAGATGACGTATTTTTGCTTGCATAGACCAAGTTCATGGGTAGGTGCCGCATACGGAATTGATAAACCTAGCATATGGATTGGAGAGGGGACTACATTGACAAGTTTTGAAACGCATACTTTGCTCATGAAACCGGAACAAAAATGGGAAGAATTAAAGATCGGTGCTGGCTCCCCGCCTATTAGAACAAAATACGGGTGGTTGGTGATATATCATGGTGTGAGCGCAGACAGAACCTATAGTGCTGGGGCTGCACTTTTGGATTTAGAAGATCCATATAAAATAATTTGTAGAAGCAAAGAACCCATTCTAGTACCTACTACACAATATGAGAAATATGGCGATGTAAACAATGTGGTTTTTCCTACAGGTGCTTGCATTATCAATGGAGAACTTTTTGTTTATTATGGTGGTGCGGACAAGGTATGTTGTGTTGCCACTGCCAAGTTAAGCGATCTTGTAGATTATATTTTTCAAAACAGTTAG
- a CDS encoding glycosyltransferase family 4 protein: protein MVSTEYPPIPGGVGRYAKNLTEGLKRSGIKVSVLCNEKGKGDYGGIDPENGNNSKVILDVIDEYVPDLVHIQLEHGLYGLKMDVINPNKLSTNIDEFYKECKIPIITTFHSAYPLRQWMGLSKHPNIMDKDMITFPINLSKQIIAYWKRFINYRSFNTANKQKMQMSQASIVFSNYLAKLIAENDEKSLKNFTVIYHGAEPNFNMPIKKKEAREVYTLPINRKIALFFGFMTHTKGWDILNNLDIPDDWAMVINQSENLFNTIKPSSIDGHDNHRAILNTESKNTHHGKIINLNRGFLTDKELSILFYACDIIVLPYTVTSGSGVMFDALAHGLPFIATDLGFFREFANKGLGIVVKRRPNEFAKAIKKLGANYSQYTKRIDEFNKELTWDNVALQHYALYTTVLGENEGIKNNLFPYVSP from the coding sequence ATGGTTTCCACCGAATATCCTCCCATTCCCGGAGGCGTAGGTAGGTATGCAAAAAATCTCACAGAGGGATTGAAAAGATCGGGTATTAAAGTTTCTGTTTTATGCAACGAGAAGGGAAAAGGAGATTATGGGGGTATTGATCCTGAAAATGGCAATAATTCAAAAGTAATCCTAGATGTGATTGATGAGTATGTACCTGATCTTGTCCACATCCAATTAGAACATGGACTTTATGGACTTAAGATGGACGTCATCAATCCAAACAAATTAAGTACGAACATAGACGAATTTTATAAAGAATGTAAAATACCCATAATCACTACATTTCATTCTGCATATCCACTACGACAATGGATGGGTCTGTCAAAACACCCAAATATTATGGATAAAGACATGATTACTTTTCCGATTAATCTGAGCAAGCAAATAATAGCCTACTGGAAACGCTTCATAAACTACCGATCTTTTAATACCGCAAATAAACAAAAAATGCAAATGAGCCAGGCCAGTATTGTTTTTTCAAATTATTTAGCCAAATTAATAGCTGAAAATGATGAAAAATCATTGAAAAATTTTACTGTCATATATCATGGTGCAGAACCAAATTTTAATATGCCTATAAAGAAAAAAGAGGCAAGGGAAGTATACACCTTACCAATAAATCGTAAAATAGCTTTATTCTTTGGATTCATGACACATACCAAAGGGTGGGACATATTAAATAATTTGGATATTCCAGATGATTGGGCGATGGTAATTAACCAGTCGGAAAATTTATTCAATACGATAAAGCCGTCTTCAATTGATGGTCATGATAACCATAGAGCAATTCTTAACACAGAAAGTAAAAATACACATCATGGTAAAATAATTAATTTGAATCGTGGATTCTTAACAGATAAAGAACTTTCAATTCTTTTTTATGCATGTGACATAATCGTCCTTCCCTATACCGTAACTTCAGGTTCAGGGGTAATGTTTGATGCACTGGCTCATGGGTTACCATTTATAGCGACTGATTTAGGCTTCTTCAGAGAATTTGCAAATAAAGGACTTGGAATAGTAGTAAAAAGAAGACCTAACGAATTTGCTAAAGCAATAAAGAAACTAGGAGCGAATTATTCTCAATATACTAAGAGAATTGACGAATTCAATAAGGAATTAACGTGGGACAATGTTGCATTACAGCATTATGCACTTTATACCACGGTTTTAGGCGAGAACGAGGGAATCAAAAACAACCTATTCCCTTATGTTAGTCCATAA
- a CDS encoding universal stress protein, which produces MNNNKSNILVPFDATELSVKALEKAKELATNQSSTIIVLYVIDDTSFYPKEIAKFISNMDDLDKARHYFEKTIRDGAQIMVGKEVDRLIRDGVAAKSKIRVGHPADEILTVSKEENTSMIIMGSSGSLKKRHDRKGIGSISRWISEVATCPVVLVR; this is translated from the coding sequence ATGAATAACAATAAATCCAATATTTTGGTTCCATTTGATGCGACTGAGCTGTCAGTAAAGGCCTTAGAGAAAGCAAAAGAACTTGCAACAAACCAGAGTTCTACGATAATCGTTTTGTATGTTATTGATGATACAAGTTTCTATCCCAAGGAAATTGCAAAATTTATTTCAAATATGGATGATCTTGACAAAGCTAGGCACTATTTTGAAAAGACAATTAGAGATGGAGCCCAGATAATGGTTGGAAAGGAGGTAGATAGATTAATCCGTGACGGTGTTGCAGCTAAGTCAAAAATTCGGGTTGGTCATCCTGCAGATGAGATCCTTACCGTATCTAAGGAAGAGAATACAAGCATGATAATAATGGGTAGTAGTGGATCATTAAAGAAAAGACATGATAGAAAAGGTATAGGAAGTATTTCTAGATGGATTTCAGAAGTTGCAACGTGTCCAGTAGTTTTGGTAAGATAA
- a CDS encoding PsbP-related protein — protein MYGLKVLVPFSIIFCFGLMTLACYEYDNVYGSLVSNNSTENNLNYTIYSDDRLGISFEYPSDWNVEEKINRFSKYSDVLVYNGNNSFKIMKSQSNSDTVMAEKLGGLKEVVEIILPPEERVVGEIEENRYAIDGSDTVSVLTAMEGLTNIPDKGLERILLIHDDVLYILTYQNTVVEFDSKQSQETIQHILSSFRFIDSTDEEDPDDINEDDD, from the coding sequence ATGTATGGTCTTAAAGTATTGGTACCTTTTAGCATTATTTTCTGTTTTGGGTTGATGACTCTAGCATGTTATGAATACGACAATGTCTATGGCTCGTTGGTATCAAATAATTCCACTGAAAACAATTTGAATTATACTATCTACTCTGATGATCGGTTGGGAATCAGTTTTGAATATCCTTCTGACTGGAACGTTGAGGAGAAGATTAATAGGTTTTCAAAATATTCCGATGTACTAGTGTATAATGGTAATAATTCATTCAAAATCATGAAATCTCAATCAAATTCCGATACAGTAATGGCAGAGAAACTAGGAGGTTTAAAGGAAGTAGTGGAAATAATTTTACCCCCTGAAGAAAGAGTAGTAGGAGAGATAGAGGAAAACAGGTATGCAATAGATGGTTCAGATACCGTGTCAGTGCTAACTGCAATGGAGGGATTGACTAATATTCCTGACAAAGGTTTGGAAAGAATTCTATTGATACATGATGATGTTTTGTATATTCTTACTTACCAAAATACCGTGGTTGAATTTGATTCAAAGCAAAGTCAAGAAACAATACAACACATATTGAGTTCCTTCCGATTTATTGACTCGACCGATGAGGAGGACCCAGATGATATCAACGAAGATGATGACTAA
- a CDS encoding phosphatase PAP2 family protein, translating to MNKYLVSSIIIFGIFIVFTLAIYNDIIELNDYSSEGSLIYEFDTGIMQARSYFFSSVTTEIMNILSDFGREYFWIIVPILLFVFEGIDGRIVAVIILLSFMLVIPLTTLVKDLIDRDRPLVFYGASVNKLPVDESYPSGHASMVSAGAVTALLLLRKSPRQKLISILLVFEAGLVCLSRLYLGVHYPTDLIGGILLGSGVALLVTSAHNMIERLVKFKI from the coding sequence ATGAATAAATATTTAGTCTCCTCTATTATCATATTTGGAATTTTCATAGTCTTTACACTTGCAATTTATAATGATATTATTGAATTGAATGATTACTCATCTGAGGGCAGTTTGATTTATGAATTTGACACTGGTATTATGCAGGCTCGAAGCTATTTCTTTTCCTCTGTCACAACCGAAATCATGAATATTTTGTCCGATTTTGGCCGAGAGTATTTTTGGATTATTGTTCCTATCCTTCTGTTTGTATTCGAAGGAATTGATGGTAGAATTGTTGCCGTAATTATCTTGCTTTCATTTATGCTTGTTATTCCCTTGACTACTTTGGTTAAAGATTTGATTGACAGGGATAGACCGCTTGTTTTTTACGGAGCTTCTGTCAATAAATTACCGGTAGATGAATCCTATCCTTCTGGCCATGCCAGTATGGTTTCAGCTGGTGCGGTAACAGCTTTATTATTGCTAAGAAAATCTCCTAGGCAGAAATTGATTTCCATTCTTCTTGTATTTGAAGCAGGATTAGTTTGTTTATCCCGACTATACCTTGGAGTTCATTATCCTACTGATCTAATAGGCGGTATTCTATTGGGAAGTGGAGTTGCACTTTTAGTAACCAGTGCTCATAATATGATTGAACGACTTGTAAAGTTCAAAATTTGA
- a CDS encoding DUF47 domain-containing protein, which yields MVDKDKRRNYPLRSYVVSKKWLSWLKGNDKIIIEMLEKQSANLVDATTSLVEIILESQEKNFSKGKISKIKDLEHEGDNITHNLFTTLSQTFVTPLDREDIAGLASAIDEVLDYTDGIADRFLLFNIQRPTSIMIDLSKILLGASREIHFVTKTLHNMKNAFELLPHCHNIKKYEQQADKLYRRAIAELFETNTDAIEVIKLKEIYENFESSLDKCQDVADIIEDIVLKYG from the coding sequence TTGGTCGATAAAGATAAAAGAAGAAATTACCCTCTTAGATCATACGTGGTTTCTAAAAAATGGCTCTCATGGTTGAAAGGCAATGATAAAATAATCATCGAGATGTTGGAAAAACAATCAGCTAATTTAGTAGATGCAACAACATCATTGGTTGAAATCATACTAGAAAGTCAGGAAAAAAACTTTAGCAAAGGAAAGATATCCAAAATCAAGGATTTAGAACACGAAGGTGATAATATAACCCATAATTTATTTACTACTTTATCTCAAACATTTGTAACTCCATTAGATCGGGAGGATATTGCTGGCCTTGCTAGTGCAATAGACGAGGTGTTGGATTATACAGATGGTATAGCAGATAGGTTTTTGCTGTTTAATATTCAAAGACCTACTTCTATTATGATCGACCTTTCTAAGATTCTTCTTGGTGCAAGCCGAGAAATACATTTTGTTACCAAAACATTACATAATATGAAGAATGCTTTTGAATTGCTACCTCATTGTCATAATATCAAAAAATATGAGCAACAAGCGGATAAATTGTACAGAAGAGCAATTGCTGAATTATTTGAAACCAACACTGATGCTATTGAAGTAATAAAATTAAAAGAAATATACGAAAATTTCGAATCTTCATTAGACAAATGTCAAGATGTAGCTGATATAATAGAAGACATAGTCCTTAAATATGGATAG